A genomic segment from Alistipes senegalensis JC50 encodes:
- a CDS encoding formylglycine-generating enzyme family protein, with product MKFIVKLLALTFVTIPFLFSCKDEEITEPGVQVTTLDFSSVGTNTAVGSGYLTKGNAEALTERGICWSTLADPTVADSKAVSTDDAAEHSFSAQLTGLTPNTCYHARAYVSDGSVVHYGNPITFTTKDRPEEGWCLIESVTGITPSSATVNMTMASDGGNDIAQIGVCFSQTAEPTIDDEVLFTEGGRDFSAELTDLKQNMQYYVRPYIKTADGQITYGEQVAFRTINFIVTKAPYPGYKTAYLFGETMKNESDPSIERGFCWSENENPTIETDQFKMISGTVGNFNLLATGFEKGKTYHVRAYAKNTSGTHYGEQMTFTTKTGSILPGLTLEDMVLVEKGSFQMGYPQSATVPNLFSGKTLNTETVHSVTLTKDFYICRYQVTCEQICAFLNSHPINRSTSLVYNTYLFGATNTRPFSFKAPMDGGTSIFEPNTNCARRPAASITWLCAYEYCRWLSAELGVEVRLPTEAEWEYAARGGNKSQGYLFSGSNTAGEVGVRTNSSTGTQNVGSLKANELGIYDMSGNTFEYCEDVYADFYYKDGAVDPCNKNTNDLTGQPRCIRGGSFRHYNADQTKDYQVVTRRGRAGNGNTDCGNHSGMRIVMTKLPATLD from the coding sequence ATGAAATTCATCGTGAAATTACTGGCACTGACTTTTGTGACCATACCGTTCCTGTTTTCCTGCAAGGACGAAGAGATTACCGAACCCGGCGTACAGGTAACCACCCTCGATTTCTCGTCGGTCGGAACCAATACGGCCGTCGGCAGCGGCTACCTCACCAAAGGCAACGCAGAAGCGCTGACGGAACGGGGTATCTGTTGGAGCACCCTCGCCGATCCCACCGTCGCCGACAGCAAGGCCGTCTCGACGGACGATGCAGCGGAGCACAGTTTCTCCGCGCAGCTCACCGGCCTCACGCCCAATACCTGCTACCATGCCCGGGCCTATGTCTCGGACGGCAGCGTCGTACACTATGGCAATCCGATCACTTTCACGACCAAAGACCGGCCCGAAGAGGGATGGTGCCTGATCGAAAGCGTTACCGGAATCACCCCCTCCTCCGCCACCGTCAATATGACCATGGCATCCGACGGCGGCAATGACATCGCCCAAATCGGCGTCTGCTTCTCACAGACGGCAGAACCGACGATCGACGACGAAGTGCTGTTCACCGAGGGCGGCCGCGATTTCTCGGCGGAACTTACCGACCTGAAACAGAACATGCAGTACTACGTCCGCCCCTACATCAAAACTGCGGACGGGCAGATCACCTACGGCGAGCAAGTCGCATTCCGCACCATCAACTTCATCGTCACCAAAGCCCCGTATCCGGGCTATAAGACAGCCTATCTCTTCGGAGAGACGATGAAGAACGAATCGGACCCCTCGATCGAGCGCGGATTCTGCTGGAGCGAAAATGAAAACCCGACCATAGAAACCGACCAGTTCAAGATGATCAGCGGAACCGTGGGTAACTTCAACCTGCTGGCCACGGGCTTCGAAAAGGGCAAGACCTATCATGTCCGAGCCTACGCCAAAAACACCAGCGGCACGCATTACGGCGAACAGATGACCTTCACCACCAAGACAGGCAGCATCCTGCCGGGCCTGACGCTCGAAGACATGGTCCTCGTAGAAAAAGGCTCCTTCCAGATGGGTTATCCCCAATCGGCTACCGTACCCAACCTTTTCAGCGGCAAAACGCTGAACACGGAAACCGTACACTCGGTAACGCTGACCAAGGATTTCTATATCTGCCGTTACCAGGTGACCTGCGAGCAGATATGCGCATTCCTCAACAGCCATCCGATCAACCGGTCTACGAGTCTCGTCTACAACACTTATCTCTTCGGAGCCACCAATACGCGCCCCTTCTCGTTCAAGGCGCCGATGGACGGCGGCACCTCGATATTCGAACCCAACACGAACTGTGCACGCCGCCCTGCGGCCAGCATCACGTGGCTGTGCGCCTACGAATATTGCCGCTGGCTCTCGGCCGAACTCGGCGTAGAGGTGCGCCTGCCGACCGAGGCGGAATGGGAATACGCAGCCCGCGGCGGCAACAAGAGCCAGGGCTATCTGTTCAGCGGCAGCAACACGGCCGGCGAAGTCGGAGTCCGCACCAACAGCAGCACCGGCACTCAGAACGTCGGGTCGTTGAAAGCAAACGAGTTGGGCATCTACGACATGAGCGGGAACACGTTCGAATATTGCGAAGATGTCTATGCCGATTTCTACTACAAGGACGGAGCCGTAGATCCGTGCAATAAAAACACCAACGATCTCACGGGCCAGCCGAGATGTATCCGGGGCGGCAGTTTCAGACATTACAACGCAGATCAGACCAAAGACTATCAGGTAGTGACACGCCGGGGCCGTGCCGGCAACGGCAATACCGACTGCGGCAACCACTCGGGAATGCGTATCGTCATGACAAAACTCCCCGCAACCCTCGATTAA
- a CDS encoding family 43 glycosylhydrolase — protein sequence MKSNYLKFGIGILMILLCACEGGSSESDGDPEGPAPGTKPFLSILPTTKTVGTAAGEFNVSVSSNTSWTVEPLAEWISIPVREGEKSSSVKIRYESSTVTSRSGEVMFSAEGVEPVKLRVTQGDKTFTNPLGGVPDPWIIQHDGWYYLCKAHGNGINLSRSKKLTELTSTQQVFAAPRDTEGNKPWNVANYWAPELHYIDGRWYIYYTAGRPISEFGGHYYSQRSGVLRAKSSDPFGEWEDMGMLYTGDHYTEGIVPTLENTEYFAIDLNVMEINGTLYAVWSGNPVGSTTQSLFIAEMKDPCTIGSNRVKLSDPDQPWELLTSTIQEGPAMIKHGNKAFIVYSCNGSWTKQYRLAYLELDDIRKDPMKPENWKKSASYVFFRNDDIRAKDNTYQEGINGEPGGVHGVGHCSFTKSPDGTEDWIVYHTKRFREDGYETYRYTFVQRFGWNADDTPNFGTPVGWEEPVVVPSGEE from the coding sequence ATGAAAAGCAATTATCTGAAATTCGGAATCGGAATACTGATGATCCTCCTTTGCGCATGCGAAGGGGGATCATCGGAATCCGATGGCGATCCCGAAGGTCCCGCCCCCGGAACCAAACCATTCCTGAGCATACTGCCTACGACGAAAACGGTAGGCACCGCAGCCGGGGAGTTCAACGTTTCGGTCAGCAGCAACACCTCCTGGACCGTCGAACCGCTTGCCGAATGGATCAGCATACCCGTGCGCGAGGGCGAGAAAAGCAGCTCCGTAAAGATCCGCTATGAATCCAGCACGGTGACTTCCCGTTCGGGCGAAGTGATGTTCAGCGCCGAAGGCGTCGAGCCGGTGAAGCTGCGGGTGACGCAGGGCGACAAGACCTTCACCAATCCGCTCGGCGGAGTCCCCGACCCGTGGATCATCCAACACGACGGCTGGTATTATCTGTGCAAAGCTCATGGAAACGGCATCAATTTATCCCGCTCGAAAAAACTCACCGAACTGACAAGTACGCAACAGGTTTTCGCCGCTCCCAGGGATACGGAAGGAAACAAGCCGTGGAATGTCGCCAACTACTGGGCTCCCGAACTGCACTACATCGACGGCCGCTGGTATATCTACTACACCGCAGGCCGGCCCATCTCGGAATTCGGCGGACATTACTATTCGCAGCGCAGCGGCGTTCTGCGTGCCAAGAGCTCCGACCCGTTCGGTGAATGGGAGGATATGGGCATGCTCTACACGGGCGACCACTACACCGAAGGCATCGTCCCCACGCTGGAAAACACGGAGTATTTCGCCATCGACCTGAATGTCATGGAGATCAACGGGACACTCTATGCCGTCTGGTCGGGCAACCCGGTCGGGTCCACCACGCAGAGCCTCTTCATCGCCGAGATGAAAGATCCCTGCACCATCGGTTCCAACCGAGTGAAGCTCTCCGACCCCGACCAGCCCTGGGAACTGCTGACCTCGACCATCCAAGAGGGCCCCGCCATGATCAAGCATGGCAACAAAGCCTTCATCGTCTACTCCTGCAACGGCTCCTGGACCAAACAATACCGGCTGGCCTACCTGGAACTGGACGATATCCGGAAAGACCCGATGAAGCCCGAGAACTGGAAGAAATCGGCATCCTACGTCTTTTTCCGCAACGACGACATCCGGGCCAAGGACAACACCTATCAGGAAGGCATCAACGGCGAACCGGGTGGAGTCCACGGCGTAGGCCACTGCTCGTTCACCAAATCTCCCGACGGAACCGAAGACTGGATCGTCTATCACACGAAACGATTCCGCGAAGACGGATACGAAACCTATCGTTACACGTTCGTACAACGGTTCGGATGGAATGCCGACGACACGCCGAATTTCGGCACGCCGGTCGGCTGGGAAGAGCCCGTGGTCGTCCCTTCGGGCGAAGAATAA
- a CDS encoding SDR family oxidoreductase: MSDLRGKVAIVTGGGGVLGGNISDSLVKAGVKVVILDIRQENIDKRVAALSPYGEIAGFTCNVLDTESLEEVKKQILERWDHIDILVNAAGGNLPGATLREDQTIFDMKIPDLNRVIDLNMYGSVYLCLVFGKTMAEQKYGVMINVSSMATYSAITRVLGYSMAKSSINIFTQWMAMEMALKFSDKIRVNAIAPGFFIGDQNRAVLINPDGSYTERSKKVMAHTPMGRFGDISELNGIVKFLCSDEASFITGAVIPVDGGFSSFSAV, translated from the coding sequence ATGAGTGATTTAAGAGGCAAAGTTGCCATTGTAACAGGCGGAGGCGGAGTGCTGGGAGGAAATATCTCGGACAGCCTGGTCAAAGCCGGAGTAAAAGTAGTCATCCTCGACATCCGTCAGGAAAACATCGACAAGCGGGTGGCGGCACTCTCCCCCTACGGAGAAATCGCCGGATTCACCTGCAATGTCCTCGACACCGAAAGTCTGGAAGAAGTGAAGAAACAGATACTCGAACGCTGGGACCACATCGACATTCTGGTCAACGCCGCCGGCGGCAATCTCCCCGGCGCCACGCTGCGCGAAGACCAGACGATCTTCGACATGAAGATCCCGGACCTGAACCGGGTGATCGACCTCAACATGTACGGTTCGGTCTATCTCTGCCTGGTGTTCGGCAAAACGATGGCCGAACAGAAATACGGCGTGATGATCAACGTCTCCTCGATGGCCACCTATTCGGCGATCACGCGCGTACTGGGTTATTCGATGGCCAAAAGTTCGATCAATATATTCACCCAGTGGATGGCTATGGAGATGGCGCTCAAATTCAGCGACAAGATTCGTGTCAACGCCATCGCCCCGGGCTTTTTCATCGGCGACCAGAACCGAGCCGTACTGATCAACCCGGACGGCTCCTACACCGAACGCAGCAAAAAGGTGATGGCACACACACCGATGGGACGTTTCGGCGACATCTCCGAACTGAACGGAATCGTAAAATTCCTCTGTTCGGACGAAGCGAGCTTCATCACAGGCGCCGTCATTCCGGTCGATGGCGGATTCAGCTCTTTCAGTGCAGTATAA
- a CDS encoding glycosyl hydrolase 115 family protein: MKKTLILIAFMLGLSGPSMKAQVRLTEKTSGKEVFRLSAPNRQTVIRYDANDATVVGKTAELLAADLGLVTGRQGLTTTGDTLPRNADVIIAGTIGQSALIDRLIAQRKIAADTIAGCWERYLIQTVAKPLPGVSEALVIAGSDRRGTAYGLLAVSDAIGVSPWYWWADVPVKPRTSLYLHVHPEVSKTPSVRYRGLFINDEDWGLLPWARHTFDPERGNIGPKTYAKVCELLLRLKANYLCPAMHEASTAFNKIPENKMVADSFAIVMGSVHCEPLLFNNASEWDRKTMGEWDYVKNKEGINSVLRRRVRENAAYENVYTLALRGLHDRAMTGSSDIKERVRQLEGALHDQRQLLVDELGKPGEEIPQAFTPYKEVLEVYSNGLELPDDVTIIWPDDNYGYMKRLSGERERKRSGRSGVYYHASYLGKPHDYLWISSTSPALMYEELRKAYDATADRIWLLNAGDIKACEPAVDLFLAMAYDIDRFDYANAADYQARTLSRIFGSQYYDTFREITATFYDLAFQRKPELMGWGYQWATDKHGRERNTDTDFSCANYREASRRIAEYDRIGKLAEKVMTNLPEIEKPAFYQLLYYPVRASEQLNKMILDGQRNRWYARQGRAAANPLRDEIRAHYDSLQNLTAGYNELLGGKWNRIMTTRQGFACSYYQLPELDSVTLQSGASLGIWVESEDVLKGQRSFHALPAFSVYTRRTGRIDVFNKGNRPLVWTASPSDEWIRLDRTSGTTSTQQELTVEIDWEKVPVGERILGSVRIDAGSERETVLVSVFNPATPAPATIKGLYVEDNGCVSIPAAGFHRKFENEQVKMTLIENLGYEKEAVMMGHPLSSVQRTGGRNTPRLEYDFYSFSSGSVDVYTYMLPTFPLSADRPFAHETSSTETKYGVAIDEGPVMNPTTSSFEYAQAWYENVLKNCAVKKTTLHIDRPGRHTVKIICGDPGVVVQKIVLDFGGMKRSYAGPPPTEVIR, from the coding sequence ATGAAAAAAACGCTGATCCTGATTGCCTTCATGCTCGGACTGTCCGGTCCGAGCATGAAGGCTCAGGTGCGGCTGACCGAAAAGACCTCCGGCAAGGAGGTTTTCCGGCTCTCCGCACCGAACCGGCAAACGGTTATCCGTTACGACGCCAATGACGCAACGGTCGTCGGCAAGACGGCGGAGCTCCTGGCCGCAGACCTCGGTCTCGTCACAGGACGGCAGGGGCTGACGACGACCGGCGACACGCTTCCCCGCAACGCCGACGTGATCATCGCCGGAACGATCGGCCAAAGCGCCCTGATCGACCGACTGATCGCACAGCGCAAAATCGCCGCCGACACGATCGCAGGCTGCTGGGAGCGCTACCTGATTCAAACGGTAGCCAAGCCCTTGCCGGGCGTCTCCGAAGCGCTGGTCATCGCCGGAAGCGACCGCCGGGGAACCGCCTATGGTCTTCTTGCCGTTTCGGACGCTATCGGCGTAAGCCCGTGGTACTGGTGGGCCGACGTTCCCGTCAAGCCGCGCACGTCGCTCTACCTGCACGTTCATCCCGAAGTTTCCAAAACGCCGTCGGTCAGATACCGGGGGCTGTTCATCAACGACGAAGACTGGGGGCTGCTGCCCTGGGCCCGGCATACGTTCGATCCCGAACGGGGCAACATCGGCCCCAAGACCTACGCCAAAGTCTGCGAACTGCTGCTTCGGCTGAAAGCCAATTACCTCTGCCCGGCCATGCACGAAGCCTCCACGGCTTTCAACAAGATTCCCGAAAACAAAATGGTGGCCGATTCGTTCGCCATCGTCATGGGATCGGTGCATTGCGAACCCCTGTTGTTCAACAATGCCAGCGAATGGGACCGCAAGACGATGGGCGAATGGGACTACGTAAAGAATAAGGAGGGCATCAACAGCGTACTGCGCCGGCGTGTCCGGGAAAATGCCGCTTACGAAAACGTCTATACGCTGGCTCTGCGCGGCCTCCACGACCGGGCCATGACCGGCAGCAGCGACATAAAAGAACGCGTCCGCCAGTTGGAAGGCGCCCTGCACGACCAGCGGCAGCTGCTCGTCGATGAGCTGGGCAAACCCGGAGAGGAGATCCCGCAGGCTTTCACCCCGTACAAGGAGGTGCTGGAAGTCTATTCAAACGGTCTCGAACTGCCGGACGACGTGACGATCATTTGGCCGGACGACAACTACGGCTACATGAAACGGTTGAGCGGCGAGCGCGAACGAAAGCGTTCGGGACGTTCCGGTGTCTACTACCACGCCTCCTATCTGGGCAAACCGCACGACTATCTTTGGATTTCTTCAACCTCGCCGGCGCTGATGTACGAAGAGCTCCGCAAAGCCTATGACGCCACAGCCGACCGCATCTGGCTGCTGAATGCCGGCGACATCAAGGCCTGCGAACCGGCCGTAGACCTTTTTTTGGCTATGGCATACGACATCGACCGGTTCGACTACGCGAATGCGGCCGATTATCAGGCCCGGACGCTCAGTCGGATTTTCGGCAGCCAATATTACGACACTTTCCGCGAAATCACCGCGACGTTCTACGACCTGGCCTTTCAGCGCAAACCCGAACTGATGGGATGGGGATACCAATGGGCGACCGACAAACACGGGCGGGAACGAAACACCGACACGGATTTCTCCTGCGCCAATTACAGGGAAGCCAGCCGACGCATAGCCGAATACGATCGTATCGGCAAACTCGCCGAAAAGGTGATGACCAATCTTCCGGAGATTGAAAAGCCCGCTTTTTACCAGTTGTTGTACTATCCCGTCCGAGCCTCGGAACAGCTCAACAAAATGATTCTCGACGGGCAGCGGAACCGTTGGTATGCCCGGCAGGGCCGTGCCGCCGCCAACCCGCTGCGCGATGAGATCCGGGCGCATTACGATTCATTGCAAAACCTTACAGCGGGCTACAACGAACTGCTCGGCGGCAAGTGGAACCGAATCATGACGACACGCCAGGGCTTCGCCTGCTCCTATTACCAGTTGCCGGAGTTGGACAGCGTCACTTTGCAGTCCGGAGCATCGTTGGGCATCTGGGTCGAGTCGGAGGACGTACTTAAAGGCCAGCGCAGTTTCCACGCGCTGCCTGCTTTCAGCGTCTACACCCGCCGCACGGGACGGATCGACGTATTCAACAAAGGCAATAGGCCGCTCGTCTGGACCGCCTCTCCTTCCGACGAATGGATTCGCCTCGACCGCACGTCGGGAACGACCTCCACGCAACAGGAACTGACCGTAGAGATCGACTGGGAAAAGGTTCCCGTCGGAGAACGCATCCTGGGATCGGTCCGCATCGACGCCGGCAGCGAACGGGAGACCGTACTCGTCTCGGTCTTCAACCCCGCCACTCCCGCACCGGCAACGATCAAGGGCCTGTATGTGGAGGACAACGGATGTGTCTCGATCCCGGCCGCCGGCTTCCATCGCAAATTTGAGAACGAGCAGGTGAAAATGACGCTCATCGAAAACCTCGGATACGAAAAGGAAGCCGTCATGATGGGACATCCCCTGAGCAGCGTGCAGCGTACCGGAGGCCGCAATACGCCTCGTCTGGAATACGATTTTTACAGTTTCAGCAGCGGATCGGTAGACGTATACACCTACATGCTGCCCACCTTTCCGCTGAGTGCCGACCGCCCGTTCGCCCATGAAACCTCATCGACGGAGACCAAATACGGCGTGGCGATCGACGAAGGCCCGGTGATGAACCCCACAACCTCCTCGTTCGAATATGCACAGGCTTGGTATGAAAACGTACTGAAAAACTGCGCCGTGAAGAAAACCACGCTGCACATCGACCGCCCCGGCAGGCACACCGTCAAGATCATCTGCGGAGATCCGGGCGTCGTAGTCCAGAAGATCGTCCTCGACTTCGGCGGCATGAAACGCTCCTACGCCGGACCTCCCCCGACCGAAGTCATCCGATAA
- a CDS encoding family 43 glycosylhydrolase — MKKLLKTLVLCGILFPASGIRAQNTYTNPVMDFDMPDPTVICADDGSFYLYATEGHGYSIPIVRSSDLVNWERVGTAFSKETRPTFEPKGGLWAPDINRLKKQYLLYYSMSYWGGSETCGIGVATADSPQGPFKDHGPLFRSNTIGVFNSIDPEFVHEKGRNYLFWGSFWGIYAVELTKDGLAVKAGCEPKQIAGRAFEATYIHKRNGYYYLFASIGSCCEGLNSTYTTVVGRSRNLMGPYTDKSGKGMLDNGYEVVIRRSDRFAGPGHNSDIITDKAGDDWLLYHAVDSRDPRGRKLLLDKIEWIDGWPTVRDGHPSDTPQPTPLF, encoded by the coding sequence ATGAAGAAACTCCTCAAAACACTGGTTCTCTGCGGCATTCTTTTCCCTGCGTCCGGCATCCGGGCCCAGAACACCTACACCAATCCGGTCATGGATTTCGACATGCCCGACCCGACGGTGATCTGTGCCGACGACGGCAGCTTCTATCTCTACGCCACGGAAGGCCACGGTTACAGCATCCCTATCGTCCGTTCCTCCGACCTGGTGAACTGGGAGCGCGTCGGCACAGCTTTCAGCAAGGAAACACGCCCCACATTCGAACCCAAAGGCGGACTCTGGGCCCCCGATATCAACCGGCTGAAAAAACAATACCTGCTCTACTACTCGATGTCCTACTGGGGCGGAAGCGAAACATGCGGTATCGGCGTGGCGACGGCAGACAGCCCGCAGGGTCCTTTCAAAGACCACGGGCCTCTGTTCCGCAGCAACACGATCGGCGTGTTCAACTCCATCGACCCGGAGTTCGTCCACGAGAAAGGCCGCAACTACCTCTTCTGGGGCAGCTTCTGGGGCATTTATGCCGTGGAGCTCACCAAAGACGGACTGGCCGTGAAGGCGGGCTGCGAGCCGAAGCAAATCGCCGGAAGGGCTTTCGAAGCGACCTACATCCACAAACGGAACGGCTACTATTACCTTTTCGCCTCGATCGGGTCCTGCTGCGAAGGTCTCAACAGCACCTACACCACCGTCGTCGGACGCTCCCGCAACCTGATGGGTCCCTACACCGACAAATCCGGAAAAGGGATGCTCGACAACGGCTACGAGGTGGTCATCCGGCGCAGCGACCGTTTCGCAGGGCCCGGACACAACTCCGACATCATCACCGACAAGGCGGGCGACGACTGGCTGCTCTATCACGCCGTGGATTCCCGCGACCCGCGGGGCCGCAAACTGCTGCTCGACAAGATCGAGTGGATCGACGGATGGCCGACGGTACGCGACGGGCACCCTTCGGACACCCCGCAACCGACTCCTCTTTTTTAA
- a CDS encoding glycosyl hydrolase 115 family protein, translating into MTRMCVRTMVLTALLSLCGVAGAIAQISLATGKPAGSQFLLAGKSSGATLYYDSRDFEVVKRAAGFLSQDIGLVTGRSATVRTLPAANEATIVVIGTLGHNSLIDKLVSEGRLNVDKIRGGWEQYAVEVVERPAAGIRKALVIAGSDRRGTAYGVFSVSEAIGVSPWYWWADVPVAKKDRLTLDVKSYRSKEPSVKYRGLFINDEDFGLKPWAAKTFEPEVGDIGPKTYSKICELLLRMKGNYLCPAMHSCTKAFNYYPDNKLVADSLAIVMGSVHCEPLLFNNASEWDRKTMGEWNYVTNKEGINKVLRKRVEENGAYENVYTLAMRGIHDAVMAGNLTLEEQARVLEKVFDDQRQILSDVLGKPADQIPQAFTPYKEVLHTYEHGMKLPDDVTIVWGDDDFGYMKRLSNAEEQKRSGRSGVYYHLSYWGPPMNFLWINTNPPVQMYTELKRAYDTTADRIWLANVGDIKPAENALSLFLDMAWDIDAFTVENVGFYYANTLSKYFGEQHRDALQHIFDEYFSLAFARKPEHMQHHLEQHFAEDNYHEAERRTARYAAISAEADAIYAQLDEDSKPGFFQLVYYPVKGAALLNIAFLEAQRNRWYAAQGRVSANQVRERVNAAIDELRKITKDYNELKDGKWRYMMTLAQGGWRDIYVPPTKKVEPAAVPGLGVHAESETLHTGMGNFHTLPTFNPFTDKSYYVDVFNTGNGELKWSAQPSEPWIKLDKMAGSTPYEQRVNVSVDWDKAPKGRNLSARIAFKGAGTEKTVYVSAFNPAEIVRDSLAGLYVEDNGVVSIDAAGFHRKFERHGITFDKIARYGFEDTVVQLGDPFAKADFYPGLELTSNYVAPAPLDRYPMIEYDFYSFTTGPIDVYTYMVPLFPLDDEHGTRYGVMVDRSPVYLPEAGAPYYSTLWIQSIMRNCRINKTSHMISEPGKHTVRIFAAHPGMMIQKIVIDFGGMKYSYMGPQPTKVEAKTKSEK; encoded by the coding sequence ATGACAAGAATGTGTGTTAGAACGATGGTCCTGACAGCGCTGCTCTCTTTATGCGGAGTTGCCGGAGCGATTGCGCAAATTTCCCTGGCGACGGGGAAACCCGCCGGCAGTCAGTTTCTGCTGGCCGGCAAGAGCTCCGGGGCGACCCTCTATTACGACAGCCGGGACTTCGAAGTAGTGAAACGTGCCGCCGGGTTTCTTTCGCAGGACATCGGCCTGGTGACAGGCCGCAGCGCCACCGTCCGAACGCTGCCCGCAGCCAACGAAGCGACGATCGTAGTGATCGGCACGCTGGGACATAACAGCCTGATCGACAAACTGGTGTCCGAAGGTCGGCTGAACGTGGACAAGATCAGGGGCGGCTGGGAGCAATACGCCGTCGAGGTCGTGGAGCGCCCCGCTGCCGGCATCCGCAAAGCATTGGTCATCGCCGGGTCTGACCGTCGGGGCACCGCCTACGGCGTATTCTCCGTATCGGAGGCTATCGGCGTAAGCCCGTGGTACTGGTGGGCCGACGTTCCCGTCGCAAAAAAGGACCGCCTTACGCTGGACGTAAAATCCTACCGTTCGAAAGAGCCGTCGGTCAAATACCGCGGTCTGTTCATCAACGACGAGGATTTCGGACTCAAGCCCTGGGCCGCCAAAACCTTCGAGCCCGAAGTGGGCGACATCGGCCCCAAAACCTACTCGAAAATCTGCGAACTGCTCCTGCGCATGAAGGGCAACTACCTTTGTCCGGCCATGCACTCCTGCACCAAGGCGTTCAACTACTATCCCGACAACAAACTGGTCGCCGACAGTCTGGCGATCGTCATGGGATCGGTGCATTGCGAGCCCCTGCTGTTCAATAACGCCAGCGAATGGGACCGCAAGACGATGGGCGAATGGAACTACGTCACCAACAAGGAGGGCATCAACAAGGTGCTGCGCAAACGGGTCGAAGAGAACGGCGCCTATGAGAATGTCTACACGCTGGCGATGCGCGGCATCCACGACGCCGTAATGGCCGGCAATCTGACCCTCGAAGAGCAGGCCCGAGTGCTCGAAAAGGTGTTCGACGACCAGCGGCAGATCCTGAGCGACGTGCTCGGCAAACCCGCCGATCAGATCCCGCAGGCTTTCACCCCATACAAGGAGGTGCTGCACACCTACGAACACGGCATGAAACTCCCCGACGACGTGACTATCGTCTGGGGCGACGACGATTTCGGTTACATGAAGCGGCTGAGCAATGCCGAAGAGCAGAAACGCAGCGGACGTTCGGGCGTCTACTACCACCTCTCGTACTGGGGTCCCCCGATGAATTTCCTGTGGATCAACACCAATCCTCCGGTGCAGATGTACACCGAACTGAAAAGGGCTTACGACACCACCGCCGACCGCATCTGGCTCGCCAACGTGGGCGACATCAAACCCGCCGAAAACGCCCTTTCGCTCTTCCTCGACATGGCGTGGGACATCGACGCCTTCACGGTGGAAAACGTCGGGTTCTACTACGCGAACACGCTGTCGAAATATTTCGGCGAACAGCACCGCGACGCGCTCCAGCACATTTTCGACGAATATTTCAGTCTGGCCTTCGCCCGCAAGCCCGAGCACATGCAACACCATCTGGAACAGCATTTCGCCGAGGACAACTACCACGAAGCCGAACGGCGCACGGCCCGTTACGCAGCCATCTCAGCAGAGGCCGATGCGATCTATGCACAACTGGACGAAGACTCCAAACCGGGTTTCTTCCAATTGGTCTACTATCCGGTCAAAGGCGCCGCACTGCTCAATATCGCGTTCCTCGAAGCCCAGCGCAACCGCTGGTACGCGGCACAGGGGCGCGTGTCGGCCAATCAGGTCCGGGAACGCGTGAATGCCGCCATCGACGAGTTGCGGAAAATCACGAAGGATTACAACGAGCTCAAAGACGGCAAATGGCGTTACATGATGACACTGGCACAGGGCGGCTGGAGAGACATCTACGTCCCGCCGACGAAAAAGGTCGAACCCGCAGCCGTACCGGGACTGGGCGTTCACGCCGAGAGCGAAACGCTCCACACCGGAATGGGCAACTTCCACACGCTGCCCACCTTCAACCCCTTCACCGACAAATCCTATTACGTTGACGTGTTCAACACGGGCAACGGTGAGCTGAAATGGAGTGCGCAGCCGTCCGAACCGTGGATCAAACTCGACAAGATGGCCGGCAGCACCCCCTACGAACAGCGGGTGAACGTCTCGGTAGACTGGGACAAGGCGCCCAAAGGCCGCAATCTCAGCGCCCGGATCGCATTCAAGGGCGCCGGAACGGAGAAAACCGTATACGTCTCGGCGTTCAATCCCGCAGAGATCGTCCGCGACAGCCTGGCCGGCCTCTACGTGGAGGATAACGGCGTAGTGTCGATCGACGCCGCGGGTTTCCACCGCAAATTCGAACGCCACGGCATCACATTCGACAAGATTGCACGTTACGGATTCGAAGACACCGTCGTGCAGTTGGGCGATCCCTTCGCCAAGGCTGACTTCTACCCCGGTCTGGAACTGACCTCGAATTACGTGGCGCCGGCTCCGCTGGACCGCTATCCGATGATCGAGTACGATTTCTACTCTTTCACCACGGGTCCTATTGATGTCTATACCTACATGGTGCCGCTCTTCCCGCTCGACGATGAACACGGTACGCGCTACGGCGTGATGGTTGACAGAAGCCCCGTCTACCTGCCCGAAGCCGGAGCGCCCTATTACAGCACGCTTTGGATACAGAGCATCATGCGCAACTGCCGCATCAACAAAACCTCGCATATGATCTCCGAACCGGGCAAACACACCGTCCGCATCTTCGCCGCCCATCCGGGCATGATGATTCAGAAAATCGTGATCGACTTCGGCGGTATGAAGTATTCCTATATGGGTCCCCAACCGACCAAAGTCGAAGCTAAAACCAAATCTGAAAAATAA